The window TTGCAGGTTCATACAGTATCTCAAGGGTTGCATATCAATCAGCTTAAATATGCACATGATCTTCTTCTAAAGCATGACCTTCTTCTTCGTAAGCCTGCCAGTACACCTATGTCTGCCAAGACCAACCTCACTGCCACTGATGGTGCTCTACTCCCTAACCCCACACCGTTTCGTGAGCTTGTTGGATCATTGCAGTACCTCACCATCACTCGACCTGACATTGCCTTTGCAGTTAACACAGTTTCCCAGTTCATGAGCCAACCACGTGTGCCTCATTTTATTGCTGTGAAACGCATCCTCCGTTACATAAAAGGGTCTCTTAGTCATGGGTTGTTGTTTACTCCGCAACAAGGTACTGCTTGTCTTTCGGCATATTCTGATGCTGACTGGGCTGGTTGTCCGGATTCTCGTCGCTCAACATCTGGCTATCTTGTGTACCTTGGCTCTAATCTTATCTCATGGTGTTCAAAGAAGCAACCAACAATTGCTCGTTCTAGTGCGGAGTCCGAATATCGCTCTTTGGCCCATGCAAGTGCTGAAACAACTTGGCTGGGATACTTATTGTATGAACTTGGTGTTCGGATTCAGTATCTTGTTCAACTGCACTGTGACAATTTGAGTGCCACTTATATGGCTTCCAACCCTGTTTTCCACGCACGCACCAAACATATCGAGCTTGACTATCACTTTGTCCGGGAAAAAGTTGCTTGTGGAAGTCACCATGTATGCTTCATTCCGTCCAAGGATCAGCCAGCAGATTTACTCACCAAACCACTTCATAAATCCCACCATATGCTTGATCTTTTTCAGCAAACTTGTCCATCCAAGATCGTCAAGTTTGAGGGGGGCTGTTAGAGCACATGAATCTGGCCCATAATCTTTTCCATTATAAATCTGATCTTGCTGTGATTGTGCATTAGTTTTGATATTGTTTAGATTATGCATCAGTTTTGATATTGCTATTAATACAGATTTATTGCCTTATGTAAAAGCTGTGTATAGCTACTCCTATATAATGTATAGCATGTAATTGAAAAGATCAATGAGAATCAATTTCTACATATACCATTGTTTTATAAATGTATATTGTGTGTTAGTTCTTTCTAGTTTTATATGAAAAACAAATACTCAAATAGGGTGGGTACTGCACAACCAAAATTCCCAGGCCAGTAGTTTACAACTAGATAATAACCAAGGGGAGCAGAGTGCAGAGTGAAGGAGAGATGGGATGAGAAAAACTATGCTATTTTTTCTCTGGTCTCTCACAAGTCCTGTCAAAAGAATCACACGAAAGTATTGAGCAGGCAATGCTAGCTAGCTATGAGGTCAGCAAGTTGCATCGATTAACAATAACAAGCAAGATTATCTTCACAAAAGTACAAATAATCTGTAATATAAATATTTAATAGCTTGATTGTTTCATTCCTCATTGGGGCCGGGCACTTGGGATTCATGACCACAGTAGGTGGTTTGGTATATTTTTCACTGTACAGACATAAAAAGCAGACCATGTACCCATAAAATTGCATATTTTACTCCATAAGCGATTGCTTTCGATCTTGTCTTGGCAATCTCTGTTAGTTAAGTGTCGGTAAGTAACAGGAAGCAGCTATGATTGGTATATGAGTATATCCTTGTCACTTGGTATGCACGTTAACATAAAAAAGATGGCAGAAATCGATTGAATCAAACAAGAAACCAGAAGGGGGTTAGTTATAACTAGAAATGATCCTGTAAATGCCCAAGATGAATACACAGTAACACATACAAAATGAATTTCATGAACGAATTGGATTAGTACTAACTGGAGCATGTTTCACACAGATTAAATTGAAGCAAGAATAAACAAAAGTAGATGAATGAATTTCTAAAAGCTGAACCAACCAATGAAATGAATAATGCTACGGGCGCCCTTTCTTCAATCCACCAGCTGATTATACCTCATCATACCATCTTCATTGCACATTTAATTTGCTGCACCTCGCTAGCTAGCTAGCTCCTGCGTACGTTTGAGTCTCCATGAATAGTTAGCCATCCTCGAGTCTTTGAGCGTTGAAATGAACAGACACACAGTTATGTATTGGATTTCTTGCATGGTCTCAAGGTCTTCTCCTATTAAATATGGAGGAATTGGAATTAGGGTTGGCAATCTGGGCAGGGTTGCCATCAAATAGCTCATCAATGTACGTCTCTATGTCATCCGGCTGAAACTTTACGTACTTCTCTGTTTGCCTTCCCGGGTCCAACACCTGCGCGAATCTCCCCAAGAAGGATCTGTACGCCGGAATCACCACCGCCGATATCGAAACCCTAAGCTCCGACTGAAGCTGCTCGTCACTCACCACCCACGTGCTCTGCGTCTTGTGTATCTCATCAAACATAGCATTGAAGCTCTTGAACCTCTCTTTCAGCACCGGCTTCTGCACTTTCCCATGGTTGCTAAGCCCCTCGTGGCTCAGGAAACTCAGCAGCCGGCTCCACGTCTCTCTCTGGTAGTTCTTGTGGTACTGCCTCAGCTCCGACGACCTCTTCCGGCACCACGTGTCGCCCATGCATGCGTTGATCTCGGGAGAGCCCTTGATCTTCTGCATGATGTAACGTCCGTTGTTCATCATGAATATCGAGCTCAACGCCACGTCCTTGTACAGCTTCGACTTTGCCTCCAGGTTCGAGTCCAGCAAAGCCATCACCCGCGCCAGTTGCACCGCGAACGGCGACTCGTCGTCGGCCACCGCGTACGACGTGTCGCTCGCGTCGTACTCGTCGCGACTTTTGCTCGTCGAGTCGGTCCGCTCGATCTTGGCGTGCTCCTTAAACACCAGCTCCAGCGTGTGCTTGTACTCGCACGCATATCGAAGGTAGTTCATCGTGTACCGGGTCAACGGGTGCACCGCCCCTCCCGGTACCGGGTTCCGACCCGTTTCCGCCTTGATTGAATTCTCCAAATCACAGAATATACAAATCGCGGCTTCCCCCAGCCGCGCCAGAACCGTCGTGGTCTCCGTCTTGAGATCGTTGACGCATGCCTCCGGAAAAAGCTCGTCCATTTTGGGGACCACTCCCTTCACGGCCTCGTACATGTCGAGCGTCTTGAACAGCTTCTCCGCCGCTCTTTTCGCCATCGCGATTCCTTCGGCGAAATTCAGGAGCTGTATCATCACTCCTCTGCTCAGATTGCTGAACAGGCACGACGAAATTTCCGGGTGCTCGGAAAACACAGACTCGGCCAGCTTCCGTTCGCCGGAAAAGTAGAACGCCACGCATTGCTTCAATGCCTTGACCCACGACACGATCTCTCTCTCCAGAGACTCCCAGTGCATCTTCTGCACGTCGTCGATGCTGTGCTTCTCTAGGCCAAGCCTGTGGAGGTTTTCATCGAATGCATGCCTCCTTGAAATGATGTAAACCTCGCAGCACTCGAATTCGTATCCGGCAAAGATCATCTTCTTGGCTATTTTATTCAGATTGGACACAGCCTCCTGAGGATAACCAGGATATTCGACACCAACTTGAGTTTCCGGCTCGGATTCCGGCACTGAGTCTTGATCGTTCTTTCCCTTGGTACCACTGGTGTTGTCTTTGTGATCAGCTGCTGTGGTGTGCTGATCAGCCTCGGTTTTGGATTCTTCTAGAAGGACTCGGAATTCTTCTTCCAGATACGCCATGGCTCGGTGCTGAATGCCACTTAGGCGGTTGATCAAACCACCGTGCCTTTCTTGAAACTTCAATCCCATAGAACAGACGGACAAGAGAGACTCCCTCAGCTTGGCCATCCGATCCACAGCGTCCATAAACGACTCGTCGTCAGCGGGCACCGTACCCCACCTGCATCTTCCTTCGCAACAGATATCATCTACCCAATTCAAGAACTTTTCAATAAGCTTAATGAGCTCCTCTGGAACTAGATCCTTTTCTTTTTCGATGACGCAATACTCAGCTTCTTCAGTCTCTTTCTCATCTTTCTTTTCATCACCTAATTCTTTCTCATCCTTCTCATCGTCCTTAATCTCATCTTTGTCATTCTTTTCACCTTCTTTTACATCTTGATTCTCACCCTTCTCTTCTTCCTTTTCAACCTTGTCATCTGTTACTTTCTCTTCTTCCTTGTCATGTTTCTCATCCTTCTCATCACCACCTTTTGCATCTTTCGCCTCATTATTTGCATTATCCTTCTCCTCTTGTTGGCTCTCATCTTTCTCGCTAGGTCTAGACAATGTAGAGATACACCGATCAATGTCTTCAGAAAGCTTGTCGAGGGTGGGATGGGGATCCGGAATCTCAACCGGCTCAAGTGGAGTGCTGTCTTCTTCATCACCACCATCGGTAACGTCCTTATCTTTCTCTTTCTGATCAGCACTGTCTCCTTCTTCCTTTTGATCTTCTATTGGATTTCCATCATTCTTTGCAGGGGACTCTGGTGCCTTGGGTGTCCCTAAAGCCTTGGGAGTCCCTGATGCCTTAGGGGTCTTGGTCGGAGCCTCATCCTTCTCCATTGTTCAGTGCCTGGAGAATAATATTAGTTTAGGAAATTAGATTAGAATGTCACAATGAGAAAGAAGAAGGGTCTGAAAAAGATAGATGCGATGAGAACGGATAGTTATTTCTTCTTTTTTTTTGTTCCAACAAAATCCTTATTTGCGCTTCTGTTTCTCCATGTCATTTCTGAAACCAATTTTTCTTTTCCAATTTTCGTTTTTTGGTTTTGTAAAAAGAATTGAAACGGTCGTTGTAAAGGGCGCGAGTGAGGGAATGTTCCTACAATTGCTTGGTTTGCATTCGTTTGAACGATTTGACCGTTCAGTAACTTTTGTGGTCGTCTTTTTGTTTTTTGTTTTTTGCAATTTTCGTTTTTACAGATAGTAGTGGGCCGCCAACGAGTTGATTAGTTAGGCCCAACCCAAATCCACTAATCAAGCTAACTAACTTGTCCGTTTCAGACAGAGTGAGTGAGCTTCTTCTTCAGAGTCGGAGATCTGAAAGATGAGGAGGCATGGTGTATGGAGAAGGAGACGAGTTTCTGTACTCTCGATTCTGATCTCCGTTTCGATTCTCGCCGGAATCGGATTGCTGATTCTCAGCTTAAGAGCCGTAGATAATGATTCTGCAACGAGCCATGATTTCCCGGTTGAAATCCACGACTCGGTTTCGGATTCGGAGCCTGAAGGCGGCGGCGGCGGAGTTGGGGTTGAGCCGGAGAGAAAGTCTAGGTCGTGTGCGACGGTGGAAGAGATGGGGAAGGAGTTCGAGGGAGGAGGGTTTTGGGATGAGAGCTTGAGAGTGAGGAAGCTTATTCAGCATCACTTTGAATTGAATGGTAAGCTCGACGCCGTAAAAATAGAATAAAAATGCTAAACTGATGCATTCCATTGCGATTTAAAAGCATTTCATATGTTCATTTGCTTGTTTTGGAATTTTTACATTATTTTGGATCAATTAGTATCTTAGTAGTTTGGAGAATATAACTTTTTGAGAGGTGGAAGCTCATATGGGTTGTCCGTATTTGTCAGGTGCTTCGAGGGTGCGGAATCTTCCTCCAGAACAGTTTTGCCGGCATAGTTTTGTGCTTGGTAAATCAGCAGAGGCGGGATTCGGGAATGAAATGTACAAGATTTTGAGTGGTGCCGCGCTGAGTGTGATGTTAAACCGCTCCCTGATCATTGGGCAAACCAGGCATATTATTGGTTCTTTCTCAAGCCTTTCTTTTTCGTATTTCATGTTTCATCCCCAAGTCAGCCGATTCGTTACCACTGAAACATGTTAACATATCGGGGCTCGAGATACAGTTGGACTCAAACTAATTAAGTTGCAGCAATATGCTATTTCTTGTGCTTATATTGGTTTTGGTTTTTTTTTTTTTTTTGGGGAAAATTCCCTTTTGGGGATTACATTTCCTATTCGAACCTCTCTTTTACCATGAGAGAAATCAAGCATCTGTGGAGACTTAATAAATGTGAAAAGAAGTATAAAAGGCAACTGATTATGAGGACTGATGACTTTGAGAAACCTATGAAGACAAATGTCCTGTGTAGCAACTGGAGGAAATGGAAGCAACCTATTATATGGTAAAGTCAGAAAAGTTTAGAGATTTTTTCCTTAACTCATCCTCTGGTATCATCACAGGCTCATAACCTTGGTATTGCAGGTTCCAAGGAACAAATGACGCTGTGGCAGCCCAGTTTTTCTTGAAGAATATACACCCTGAGATGAGCAATGCTGCTTCTAATTTATTTGGAAAGCCAGAGATTCTCCATTCACGGCCTAATGTGTTTGGAGAGCTGATGAGAGTGCTTATATCTCCTTCTGAAGATGTTGAGGAAGCAGTCAATTGGGTTCTTGGCGGAGTGGATCCTGATATTTCTCTGCACATGCGAATGCTTATGAATAGGTATTGCAACCAACCATTTAGCTTGTTCTCTGATTGGGTAAGTTGTACATTCCAAATTTAAAGGCAGTTTCGGCTTCCTCTGTTTCAGGACAGTGAGAGCTGCACAGGCAGCATTGAACTGCATCAGAAAAGCTATGCGCAATTTGGGTGAATCCACAAGACCCAAGGTGGTCTTAGTGTCAGATACCCCCTCTCTTATAAAAAGTATTACACCTGATATAAGCAAGTTTGCAGAGGTAATTTACTCAATTTTCACAGAATGGCCCAATCATATGCATCATCAGCATTTTAATTCTCTATGCAACTCTATTCTCTTTTAAATTTGTAGTCATGAATGCAACCTAAAAGAGTTAAAGAGTTTGAAGATCTCTTTTCCTACACATTGTTCAGTAGTGGATTGCATCTTTTGATTCTAATGCAATTTTTGTTTGCTTAGGTAATTCATTTTGATTATGAACTTTTCAAAGGAAATATATCTGATGGCGGTAAAGGATTGCGAAGTTTAGAATTCAGAGCAAAAGATTGGGGCCCAGCACCCAGATGGGTAGCCTTTGTGGACTTCTTTCTTGCATCACGGGCAAAACATGCTGTTGTGTCTGGTGCTCACAGGCGTGTTGGGACTACATATGCTCAGTTAATTGCAGCACTGGCTGCAGCAAACAATCTAGGTACATGCATCCCTACTGTATTTGAATCACTTGCTAATAACTAATTTTGCTAGAACTGTTCTGATGTGTAGCCTATTTCATCTATTTCAGGGGACAGTCCAACTGGTTCTAATTTTTCGTTCTTAAGCAGCTTCCAAAGAGATTTGTTAAGAGAAGGTTTAAGATTCCAGATTGGTTGGGGACATGTGTGGAACAGATTTGCAGGTCCCCTCAGTTGTCATAACCAGCGTAACCAATGTGCTTTCACACCACTGCTCCCTCCTGCATGGTGGGATGGTCTCTGGCAATCTCCACTAAGAAGGGATATCAATAGGTTGGCTGACTACGGCATCCAGTTAACCGGTTTCGGCACCATTGATGAAACACATCTTCAGTCTTTTTGTAGCTCGAAGAAAGTTGTTGTGAAAACTATTCCATACATTTTGTAATACACCGTTTATTGAGGTTCCATTGATTCATGCACCCTGCACTGTATTAGTCTTCCACTTTCTTAACGGTCATTCTAGAACGTGTGCAGTTGTTGGAGTAGAGATTCTTTTCCTTTTAAGAAACAAGAACCGGTAAGCCTGTTGATAGAATGAAATGAGTAGAAGTTAATTTTCTTGGCAGAGTTTGTGGTTTATTACAGGAGTGAGACCTTCCATTTACTGTCTAAAGTGTTGAGTGCCAAGATGGTTGTAAAGAATAGCATTTTTATGATTCTTATCCACATTTTTTGTATTAATTCGACATGATCAACGTGTAGCAAACAACGTCGCCGGTTTGCAAACATAGAAATCCGGCAATGAAATGTTATGTTGCAGTAAGAATAGTAAGCTTATTTCCTTGCTACTTAGATTGATTTTATCCACCTTCAAGGTATTAACTCGATATAACAAAGAGCATCACCCAAAACTTAGCATTTTGGTAGCTTAAATTATGTTATTGTAGCATATTTGCTAAGGATAGGATATAATAGATAATTCAATTTAGAAATCCGGGAATGAAATGAAGTAAATGCCGTGTTTGTTTTTTTGTTTGTTTTTGCATATCCGAGTTTTAAATGTTCATTATAAGCTATCATGTTTTATAGGTAAATTCTATTATATCCAACGTAAATTTTAAATTAACCGTGTGATTTACTTAGTAAATTTCAAGCAGGCTTACCATATATGGGGCAGGTAGTATTAACAAAATAAACACCAACATGGATTATATCGCGAATTTGATCTGATTTTAAATAAGAAAGAATATGGTTAAATAGAAAAAGATTAACGTGACATGGTTTAGTACGTGAGTGTGACCTCATCGCCACAATCATACGGCAAAGAAAAAAAGAATATATAGAGAGACGGAATGGATTCTATATAGAAACCAAAAAAGTATAACATAAAGTCATAAACGAATAAAATAAAGGTTGATACGCCTTTGATCTTGTAGTCATCGTCGTACGTTTGCTGTTGTTGTTGTTGTTGTTGTTGTTGTACGTTGGAAAAGGGAAGCGCGTGATTGGGAGTTGCGAGTCGTCTTCTTCTTCTGGCTTTGCATTTCGTTCCCCTTGTAGGGTTAATTCTGTGTGTTTTCATCACTAACAAGATGAACAGAATTCTGGAGATGATGTTGATCTGAAAACAAACAACATTATATACCGTATCTGTTCTATTGTCTCTGCTGCCATAATGGGATATTGCCCCTGCTTCGGGATCAGAAAGGGCAAGAAGCTCAAGCGCGGCAAAGACGACGACGTTCACAAAACCTCAACCAAGGTCGAGGACATACACCCTTCTACCCATAATGCCGAGCCTCAATTGTCTTCTGGTGAGTTCTCCTTCTTCTTCTACTTTCCCTTACGTTTGATCATGCGAATGCCTCTTTATTTCTGGAGGGTTTTGTCATTTGTGGCTTGTTTGGATAATGCTTCGGTTTCCTTTCATGAAAAAACTTTGATTTTGTGGTCTTCAGACTTCAGCTCTTGAATGTTAATGGTTCCGTTTTGTTGTTTGTTGATCGATTTGACCCAAGTTTGGATCTTGTTCATAGATAGTCTCTTGTGCGTCCTATTTCTTATTTTCACAGTTTAGGACTTTCGTCTGGTTTTTCCTACTCAGCCGAATATCCTAGTCAGCCTTATAACCATAAGAATGTTTTAGAGTTTTCCTACTCGATCTCCTATGTAATAGTTCTTGGAGATTTCAGGCTACTGAATTTGAATTTAAGATGTTAGGGACTGTAGACCTAGAATGAAGTTGACATTGTATAGTTCTCATTTCCCCCTATACTTTATTTGATAGTTTTGCCTCTTTTTACATGTAATTCATAGATGTTAATGAAATCTTGTCCGATAATCAGCTCAAGAAGATGAAACTAATTCCCCCACTAAGGCTCAGACATTCACCTTCCGTGAACTTGCAACTGCAACCAAAAACTTTAGGGCGGAATGCTTTATTGGGGAAGGAGGATTTGGCCCTGTATACAAAGGACAATTGAGCTCTGGTCGAGTAAGTTGTTCAACGGCTGACTAACTTCTTCTGTATGTATATGTTGATCTGATCTTCAGGATTTAATCTATTGTATTTTTATATGAGGAGGTGATTTTTCAAGCAGGTTGTAGCTGTAAAGAAACTCGATCAGACTGGTGTTCAAGGAGACAAGGAGTTTCTGGTGGAGGTTCTAATGCTTTCTCTTCTGCGTCACCCAAACCTTGTAAGTTTAATTGGTTACTGTGCTGAAGGGGAGCAGCGCCTGCTTGTCTATGAATACATGCCCTTAGGGTCCTTGGCAGATCATCTCCATGGTACATGTTTTGATGTCATTCAAGTTTTAACTTACAACACCATTGAGCTTCTCCTCATGCTTACATCCCAATTCTTAGTTCACCTTAGATTTCACTTCAATATTTTGGAAACACATAGATAGGCACTTGAATGATCTTTTTAAACTGTGTGCAAAACCAAAAGGAGAGAGCAAGTATACTCCATTATTCAACCAAGAAATTTAGGTATGTTTCCATCATCAGGGGAAGATCAGACTTGCAAGACTGTAATTAATCCCCTTCCTGTCCTAAAATGTGGTTTGTGAAAGTCTACGAGTGTTTCTAGCTCACTTATGCTTGATATACCTGGTTTCTAATGAGTTTAAAGCTTGTATCTTTCTTCTTTTGGTAATTTAAAGCTTGTATCTTGGTTCTAGTGACTGAAGAATTCTGCTCCATTCTGAGCGATGGGAAATTCTAATTCTAAGTTGTATTTCACTTTCCGTGCTTTTTTATGTCTGTTCGTACTGTATGGAAATAAGAATTATAGTCATTTCAATCATAATTAATACTAAAACATTTACATTATATGCTTGTCATGGACAAGTCATCTTATACCTTGTTATCATTTATAAAATTTTGAAGGTGATGACCAACCCCACCTGTGATTGTTCTCAGATCTTAGACCTGATAAAGAACCACTTGATTGGAACACAAGGATGATGATAGCGGCTGGTGCAGCCAAAGGGTTGGAATATCTTCACCATGATGCTGAACCACCTGTCATATACAGGGATGTAAAATCAGCCAACATTTTGTTGGGAGAGGATTTTTACCCGAAACTTTCTGATTTTGGGCTTGCAAAGTTTGGTCCTACTGGAGATAGATCGCATGTCTCCACCAGGGTCATGGGAACTCATGGTTACTGTGCTCCTGAGTATGCTAAAAGTGGGAGGTTGACAGCAAAGTCGGATATCTACAGTTTCGGCATAGTCTTGCTGGAGCTGCTTACAGGACATAAGGCAGTTGATGGTACTCTTGGTCGTAATAAACAACTTGTTGAATGGGTAACTCTTTATGTTTTAATTTCTACTGTGTGGTTAAGTAAAACATGTTCAATAGCTTTTGATCTTGGGTGAGGGATAGTTGATCCTACTAATTTCCATGGTGTATGTTTTTTGTAGGCACGTCCTTATATGAGAAATCCCAAGAATCTTACCATGCAATTTGCAGATCCATATCTCAGAGGGCAGTTTCCGTTACATATCTTGAGAAAAGCATTAGCAGTGGCTTCCATGTGTCTGCAAGAAAATGCTTCTCTGCGACCAACCATGAGGGATGTGGTACTTGCCTTGAATTTCTTGACAACTCATCCATACAATGAACCAAAGGTGTTGAGCATCAGCACCGAGCGGGTTGAAGAAATAAAGAGTTCGAATGCATCAGGGAATAACTCTCCAAATGAAACAACTTCTATGTTAAACAAGAACGATGAGCGAGAGAGAGCTGTGGCAGAAGCCAAGATGTGGGGAGAGACTTGGAGAGACAAACGAAGACCAGGTGCACAAAATAGTCATCATGATACCTTTAGTCTTTAGATCACTTTCCTATCGTGCGTCCGATCCAATGCCTGCTGGTTCTTCCGATTCCCCCACCATGCGGTATCTTTCAAACTACAGATTTTTCTTCCCCTGCAGAAAAACCCTGGAATATATATTGGCTTCAGTTGGGAAGAAACTCTTTTACATTAGCTTAGTAAAATGTCTTCCTTGAGTAGCTGGTCTACTCAGCACAGACTAGAGTTAAAATAAAAATCCAGTTAGAGTTGCAAAGATTGATGGAAGATGATATAGTGGATGATCAGCATAAATCTTCTATTCTCATGTTAACTTTGTAGCAATATTATCTAAGAGTAAATAGGGAAATGGCCATGAGGAAAATAGGGAAGTAAAATGTGAATGCTGATGCAGGAGACTGGAATTCATTATGAACCTGAGAAAGAGAAATTGTCAAAATGAAGATGATTAATGAGAGCCATGACTGCCTTTCGTTTAAACTTTAAAACTGTACGTGGTTGGTGACTTTGGTCTCATGACTCGTATCGAACTTGAGATGCTTTACTTTGGAACGATGAGGACGTGATGAGGACGTTCGTAGTTGCTGTTAAAGGTATAAGGATATTAGATGTGTAATATATAAACTAGTTGCTTCTTGGGATGATCTGGCATTCTGGTGTGTAGCAAGTATATATGTCAAAGGGATGAGCTAGCTTCATACTTTGGTTAGTGATCAGAGGTAAGCTGAAAATTATTGACATTGCTAAATTTAGTGGAATGTGTCTCGTGTGTGCTCCATCTGTCTAGTTTTGTAGTTATGTGCGAGCAGCAAGGCAAGGCTCTTACTTGTCTTTCTCTGTTGTGAAAATTATCTCCAGCTGGACAGGGATCACAGCACCCTCTCCCTTTCTGAAAAAATTCTGTTTTCTAATCAGTGTTCCAAAGAGAAAAGGGGAAACGAATACAAAGAAAGAAATTGCACAAGTAGCTTGCTAGTCTTGATTGTTGAGCATATCTACCATCCCAATTGCACTCTAATTGTTGAGATTACCCAGATCATGTAATTCAATGAATCTCTAGCCTCCTCAGTTCTAAAAGGAGGCACACCAACCCCAAAGCAACTTTGTGTGATCCAGAGGCATAATACAGGAGCGAGAGATATTATAAAGTATAAAACCAAAAAAGAGGTCCTACCGGGAGTCGAACCCAGGTCGCTGGATTCAAAGTCCAGAGTGCTAACCACTACACCATAGAACCCCGACATGCACATTCTACAGCGCTAACAAAGTTCTTTGGTATCCAGGATCGGATCACTAATTTCAAAGCTAGTGCTTTGTCAGGGATGGAACAGTTGGTTACAGCCCCGGAGACATTTTTGGTTGTTTACAAATAGTTTATGGCAAGGATTTATAAAATAAGCATATATAGTTTGATTGAATTATTCAGTTCAACCAAACTCGTGGTAGAGCACTTAAAGGAC of the Fragaria vesca subsp. vesca linkage group LG6, FraVesHawaii_1.0, whole genome shotgun sequence genome contains:
- the LOC101296694 gene encoding uncharacterized mitochondrial protein AtMg00810-like, coding for MGISDKIEGRWLNRTLQGSTGRQGIPPTASDDQLLQTFITTLGREFDIKDLGPLHYFLGLQVHTVSQGLHINQLKYAHDLLLKHDLLLRKPASTPMSAKTNLTATDGALLPNPTPFRELVGSLQYLTITRPDIAFAVNTVSQFMSQPRVPHFIAVKRILRYIKGSLSHGLLFTPQQGTACLSAYSDADWAGCPDSRRSTSGYLVYLGSNLISWCSKKQPTIARSSAESEYRSLAHASAETTWLGYLLYELGVRIQYLVQLHCDNLSATYMASNPVFHARTKHIELDYHFVREKVACGSHHVCFIPSKDQPADLLTKPLHKSHHMLDLFQQTCPSKIVKFEGGC
- the LOC101308117 gene encoding uncharacterized protein LOC101308117, which codes for MEKDEAPTKTPKASGTPKALGTPKAPESPAKNDGNPIEDQKEEGDSADQKEKDKDVTDGGDEEDSTPLEPVEIPDPHPTLDKLSEDIDRCISTLSRPSEKDESQQEEKDNANNEAKDAKGGDEKDEKHDKEEEKVTDDKVEKEEEKGENQDVKEGEKNDKDEIKDDEKDEKELGDEKKDEKETEEAEYCVIEKEKDLVPEELIKLIEKFLNWVDDICCEGRCRWGTVPADDESFMDAVDRMAKLRESLLSVCSMGLKFQERHGGLINRLSGIQHRAMAYLEEEFRVLLEESKTEADQHTTAADHKDNTSGTKGKNDQDSVPESEPETQVGVEYPGYPQEAVSNLNKIAKKMIFAGYEFECCEVYIISRRHAFDENLHRLGLEKHSIDDVQKMHWESLEREIVSWVKALKQCVAFYFSGERKLAESVFSEHPEISSCLFSNLSRGVMIQLLNFAEGIAMAKRAAEKLFKTLDMYEAVKGVVPKMDELFPEACVNDLKTETTTVLARLGEAAICIFCDLENSIKAETGRNPVPGGAVHPLTRYTMNYLRYACEYKHTLELVFKEHAKIERTDSTSKSRDEYDASDTSYAVADDESPFAVQLARVMALLDSNLEAKSKLYKDVALSSIFMMNNGRYIMQKIKGSPEINACMGDTWCRKRSSELRQYHKNYQRETWSRLLSFLSHEGLSNHGKVQKPVLKERFKSFNAMFDEIHKTQSTWVVSDEQLQSELRVSISAVVIPAYRSFLGRFAQVLDPGRQTEKYVKFQPDDIETYIDELFDGNPAQIANPNSNSSIFNRRRP
- the LOC101296987 gene encoding serine/threonine-protein kinase PBS1-like, with amino-acid sequence MGYCPCFGIRKGKKLKRGKDDDVHKTSTKVEDIHPSTHNAEPQLSSAQEDETNSPTKAQTFTFRELATATKNFRAECFIGEGGFGPVYKGQLSSGRVVAVKKLDQTGVQGDKEFLVEVLMLSLLRHPNLVSLIGYCAEGEQRLLVYEYMPLGSLADHLHDLRPDKEPLDWNTRMMIAAGAAKGLEYLHHDAEPPVIYRDVKSANILLGEDFYPKLSDFGLAKFGPTGDRSHVSTRVMGTHGYCAPEYAKSGRLTAKSDIYSFGIVLLELLTGHKAVDGTLGRNKQLVEWARPYMRNPKNLTMQFADPYLRGQFPLHILRKALAVASMCLQENASLRPTMRDVVLALNFLTTHPYNEPKVLSISTERVEEIKSSNASGNNSPNETTSMLNKNDERERAVAEAKMWGETWRDKRRPGAQNSHHDTFSL
- the LOC101308409 gene encoding uncharacterized protein LOC101308409, yielding MRRHGVWRRRRVSVLSILISVSILAGIGLLILSLRAVDNDSATSHDFPVEIHDSVSDSEPEGGGGGVGVEPERKSRSCATVEEMGKEFEGGGFWDESLRVRKLIQHHFELNGASRVRNLPPEQFCRHSFVLGKSAEAGFGNEMYKILSGAALSVMLNRSLIIGQTRGKFPFGDYISYSNLSFTMREIKHLWRLNKCEKKYKRQLIMRTDDFEKPMKTNVLCSNWRKWKQPIIWFQGTNDAVAAQFFLKNIHPEMSNAASNLFGKPEILHSRPNVFGELMRVLISPSEDVEEAVNWVLGGVDPDISLHMRMLMNRTVRAAQAALNCIRKAMRNLGESTRPKVVLVSDTPSLIKSITPDISKFAEVIHFDYELFKGNISDGGKGLRSLEFRAKDWGPAPRWVAFVDFFLASRAKHAVVSGAHRRVGTTYAQLIAALAAANNLGDSPTGSNFSFLSSFQRDLLREGLRFQIGWGHVWNRFAGPLSCHNQRNQCAFTPLLPPAWWDGLWQSPLRRDINRLADYGIQLTGFGTIDETHLQSFCSSKKVVVKTIPYIL